The Erythrolamprus reginae isolate rEryReg1 chromosome 5, rEryReg1.hap1, whole genome shotgun sequence genome window below encodes:
- the UBTD1 gene encoding ubiquitin domain-containing protein 1 codes for MGSCMGRQRREGPIAPGHPRKRAGRNEPLKKDRPKWKSDYPMTDGQLRSKRDEFWDTAPAFEGRKEIWDALKAAAYAVEANDHGLAQAIIDGAGVTLPHGSLTECYDELGNRYQLPVYCLAPPINLIMEWSEEEGAEPPEPAPNTRREFPLKVRLSSGKDLRLNASMTDTIGQLKKQLYAQEGLETAWQRWFFSGKLLTDRTRLQETKIQKDFVIQVIVNQPSAPRN; via the exons GTCGTAATGAACCTCTAAAAAAGGATCGCCCCAAATGGAAGAGTGATTACCCAATGACAGATGGGCAACTAAGAAGCAAGCGGGATGAATTTTGGGATACAGCCCCTGCCTTTGAGGGACGCAAGGAGATTTGGGATGCACTCAAGGCTGCTGCGTATGCTGTGGAGGCAAATGATCACGGGTTAGCACAAGCCATTATTGACGGTGCTGGAGTTACCTTGCCTCATG GCTCACTTACTGAGTGTTACGATGAATTGGGCAACCGATACCAACTTCCTGTATACTGCCTGGCACCACCTATTAACTTGATTATGGAGTGGAGCGAAGAGGAGGGTGCAGAACCTCCAGAGCCAGCACCCAATACCCGCCGTGAATTCCCCTTGAAAGTGCGCCTATCATCTGGCAAGGATCTACGCCTGAATGCCAGCATGACGGATACAATTGGACAACTTAAGAAGCAACTCTATGCCCAGGAAGGACTGGAGACTGCATGGCAACGTTGGTTTTTTTCTGGCAAGTTACTGACAGATAGGACCCGCCTGCAAGAGACTAAAATCCAGAAAGACTTTGTGATTCAAGTGATTGTCAATCAGCCCTCTGCACCAAGGAACTGA